The genomic stretch TATTGACACAAAGCGTACAAAAACAGACAATTTATAGCTTGAAACTCCATGTCAACAGTCCTATCtgtgtctgtacctgtttctctgtccctgtttctctgtctctgtcctgtccctgtttTTCAGTTGCTGttactctgtccctgtctctgtttctctgtctctgtttctctgtctctgtcctgtgtctgtttctctgtcgctgttactctgtccctgtctctgattctctgtccctatctctgtttctctgtctctgtcctgtgtctgtttctctgtcgcTGTTactctgtcccagtctctgtttctctgtctctgtcctgtcgctgttactctgtccctgtctcaaaTTCTCTGTCCCTGCCCCACTTGTTGTtgtcattgacttgaatggcaGATGTCACACACCTTTCTGAACACCTCACTCTTCTTTTTTTTATTGGCCATGTAAAACATTTTCCCAAGGTGCCTGTAGTCGACCTCCTCCTGCGATTGTCCATCTACTGCCACCCTGCAACACATATCCAGCTAGAGGTATTTTAGTCTGTTCCTTTGGGGTGTCTTGACCTATTGAAAATACAGAGTGCAGGAATgtagaaagggacagagagagggacagcatgCATTTAATCTATTTGTTGTTTTGTGGTGCTGTAAAAACATACAATTATATTATTTACATTAAAAAGCTCTAATTGAATTTATTATGTAACCAGAGCTGTCACACTAAGATTAGCATATACAGCGAGGGAAAAAAGTagttgatcccctgctgattttgtacatttgcccactgacaaagaaatgatcagtctataattttaatggtaggtttatttgaacagtgagagacagaataacaacaacaaaaaatccagaagaacacatgtcaaaaatgttttaaattgatttgcacaaggtgcacctgtgtaatgatcatgctgtataatcagtttcttgatatgccacacctgtcaggtggattgattattttgtaaatgagaaattatctctaacagggatgtaaacaacattttagagaaataagctcttTGTACATATGGGacatttttgggatcttttatttcagctcaactttacatgttgtgttgacatttttttttttgtatatacaGAGTTATGAGTAGGAGAAGAAGGCTCATTAATTGTacagacaaaaaaaaatcaaactaGCAAGTATAACTGAAACTGAGAAGTGTGATGACATTATCTTTCAATAACGACACTTGATGTTGTAAACACATTCCCGATACAAATATTGAATAATATCAACATTTTCAAAATGCATATATATCGTAATAAGTTGCAAGGGTTCACAATTATTATCAAATGGTCAAATTATGAAAGACCGTCCTAAAGACATGCGAGGGAAAACAATGTCAACAATTCAAGAATGCAGAGTACATAAGTGACATATTCTCATATTGTTGAACAGGTAGTGGGTCTCCCCTTCTGCAGTCTGTTTAGGTACACACACCCTTTCTTCACATACACCACCCACAACATTCATATTGGATCCTATGCCACTCTGGGCTTGTGTGGGTGGAACAGGCTTTGGTTTGTGAACCTCTGTCTGTGTGAGATCGCATGTCCCCTTCTTATTGGAGAGAGAGCCACACGGTGGCAGGAGATGGCACAGCATGGGACGGGATCTCGATCGCTGCATCGCCCCTCCACTACCTCCCCCACCATCCTCCCAGCCTTTGATCTGTCTCTCATTACTCTGCTGGCATGCTAGCACTTTCTCCATTTCCATGGTAACGGCTCATTCTTGTTTACCCCCTTGTGAAAACAATACCTGATctatcctctctgttttctctttcaAGACTGTGAAGGGAGTTGTGATTATTTGTCTTTATGGCACATCTATTGCCTTTGGTTTGGTATCTTTACAGTAGATATGTGTGGCATGTGAACATCATACTGTTCAGATGATCAAAGAAATTATGTTGAAATAGCAATCAGTGTAATTACTGTATGTGTGCACCTAAGCTTCTTCAATGGTCATAAACGTTGTGAGTGGATTGGCTCACAAAGTAAATAATCCCACTAATGATgtatactgatcaaaaatataaacgcaacatgtaaagtgttggtcccatttttcatgagctgatgagtatttctgtctgtaataaagcccttttttggggagaaaaataatcattctgattggctgggcctggctccccagtggatggacctggctcccaagtgggtgggcctatgccctcgcaggcctacccatggctgtgcccttgCCCaatcgtgaaatccatagattagagcctaatgaatgtatttcaattgactgatgtcattctatgaactgtaactcagtaaaacctttaaattgttgcatgttgcatgtatatttttgttcagtatacatgtgTCAATGTGAGAAATGGACTTCATATAAACGACCACATAGGCTACAACTCTGCAAAAGCACTGTAGGTTTACAAGACATCATTGAATTCATCACAGCTCGCCATAAATTGTTTGGGTTATTTAAGGAAGATGAGTGGAAAAATATGCGATTTCTCTCTCAATTGGATTAAGAATATGATTGTTGTTACCAGATCTCCCTGTTTTATATCTACATCAAAACAACAATTCGTACTAAAAGTAGCGTTACGTTGAAAAGTATCACTTTCATCAGCTATCTATTACTTTTGACTGCTCGATATTGTCAGGATCAACTAGTATGGTATGTCCCCATAATCCTTTGCGCGTCACAATAGTTGCCAGTCATTCTGCCGACGAGACGAATGTGAGTGTTGAATGGAGTCAAATAAATGTGAATTCTACGTAGTTTATTTTGACATGTCTTATTGATAGTTACGTTTACTTGCACGTTTAATTTCAGACAGTATGAAAGAGACAACAGCCAAGAGACGCGAGAAATCCAAGGACTCCAAAGCTGATAAACAGAAGGATGCGGGCCCCGAGCCGCAGGATGTGGAGATGCCGGAGGAAGACTCTGCTACTGCAGAGAAGAAACCCAAGGAACTTGATACCCTCACACTTGAAGGTAGCTTAGCTAGATGGTTAGCTGAGCTATAACAGAAATGCTGAAAAGGATACATTCAAACTTAATGTCAGATACTGAATATTGCAACTGCTTCGTGTTTTTGCTACCTACTGTActtaatgttagttagctagttagcgttAGCAAGCAGTTGTTAGCCAatgtaactagctaacgttagcttattTGCCCGGTTTAATTGGCAATATTTTCGTCAAATGTAGCTATACTGGAAGAATATAGTTAGCTGACCTAGTTAGCCTGCTTACTATATGGTCTGACTAACTGCGTTAACGCAGGTCTGACTTGTATTCACTCGCTGTAGttaactagctaggtagctaacgttagtaacAAAAACAAACCCCCCTAGtcatagctagccagctagtgaATTAATCAGTTTGCTAACAATGTTTACTTCAATGTGTGTCAGTTGGAAATCACTACTGTCAAagcagtacatttatatttttgtatctCTAATTGTAGCTAcctagcttgccatgtcagtaaCTACAttgtattttaaattattttcagTTTTGAGATGAGTGAAAGAACTGACATTAGATGTCTGATGTTTTTGTATCACTCTATCATAAGTCTCTCCTTATGaccttactccccctctccctttgcAGACATCAAGGAGCATGTAAAGCAGATAGAGAAGGCCGTGTCGGGCAAGGAGCCTCGCTTTGTGCTGAGGGCCTTGCGTGCCCTGCCCTCCACCAGCCGCCGCCTCAACCCCAATGTGCTGCACAAGGCTGTGTCTGGCTTCTACACCTCCAATGCCGCCGGCAAGGAGTTCCTACTCAGCTTCCTGGAGGAGGTACGATGAGCACAGATAGTATTAGATAGAAAAGACTCtggtactactattactattgctGAGAAACCTTGGCTATAAACTATTACTCATGGcctttttcactctgtctcctttGGTCACTTTCTGTCTGGTTCCGTCTTTTTccctcctctacccacaccctctcccctccatctaatTGCATCCATCCAGCCCATGGACACCGAGGGAGATGTCCAGTTCAGGCCTCGTACAGGAAAGGCAGCTGCCACCCCCCTGATCCCTGAGGCGGAGGCCTACCTGCAGCTGCTCCTGGTGGTTTACCTCACCAACAACAAACGCTACACAGAGGTGGGCTGACTGAGCTCacacgcgctctctctctcatgcatgcCCAGTACATATTTATATTGGATTGAGCTCTGATTTCTCTTTGGTTTTACATTGCTCACCATCATACCATAGTCCTTAGAAATAAGTTATGACTGGGTCAATGCCCGACTGCCTGTCTTGGTCGTTAGCTTCTCACTTTTCTCTCTGTAGGCCCAGAAGGTGTCAGACGAGCTCTTGCAGAAGATCGGCCCTCAGAATCGGCGGGCTCTGGACCTGGTGGCTGCTAAGTGTTACTACTACCACTCCCGCGTCTACGAGTTCCTCAACCAACTGGACACCGTGCGTAGGTAAGCCCACCAATACTTTCACtgactgtttttgttttttctgaCTTAAACAGATGGGGAAAAATTGAATTTGTTTCAAAAGGCAATAGGCCAGTTTGGAACCTGTCAATATGTAATGCCTGTGATCGatttttaaacaaattaaaaccCTTCTTGCACAGTTTCCTGCACACGCGCCTGAGGACAGCCACCTTGCGGCACGACGCCGACGGCCAGGCCACGCTGCTCAACCTGCTGCTGAGGAACTACCTGCAGTACAACCTGTACGACCAGGCTGAGAAGCTGGTGTCCAAGTCAGTCTTCCCCGAGCTGGCCAACAACAACGAGTGGGCCcgctacctctactatacaggtGAGGGGGAGGAGCCCTAAGCATACCAATTTCTGTTGAAATAAAGCATCACCTGTGATAAAACTGTAAACATTTTATTATTTGACGACATCAGAAGTTTAGTTTAATCACATTCAATTGAATTATCAGGCCACTATGCCTCTACAGATTTTGAAGTGACTATAAGAAACTTCCTCAGAATATGAATTAATTTGTAGTTATGGCCTTAGTTTGAAgttattcatacttttacttttgatacttatgtagattttagcaattacatttaccttTGAGAAgtaattaagtatatttaaaaccaaatacttttactcaagtaggtttttactgggtgacttttacttgagtaattttctattaaggtatcttttactTTTACTAAACTATGACAATCGGGtatttttttccaccactgctcaaTCGCCCCTCCAGGTCGTATCAAGGCTATCCAGCTGGAATACACAGAGGCCAGGAGGACCCTGACCAACGCCTTGAGGAAGGCCCCCCAACACACAGCTGTGGGCTTCAAACAGACAGTCAGTACACACGGCATGCAGTTTTCCCTAAGTGCAATTATTACATTTCAGtcttttagcagacactcttatccagagcgacttatagaAGCAATTTGGATTAAgaaccttgctcaagggcatagcTGATAGATTTTTCACTGTCACACGCATTTAAAAtggcgaccttttggttactggtccaactctcttaatcactaggctaccttaagtgtattttttaaattatataaaaaatgttaaaaaggTTTTACGGTTGTTGCTCAaactttatttatatagcacatttcTTACAGGGAGTGAtgcatttctttttttaaatatataatatttCGTTTTACATTTTTCCTAATTTTCTTTCTCCCCTTCATATAcaaacctacacacacaaacaacaacttAGACGCACGCAATATCATCTCATCTGCCAAGACCCGCATGCTCATAATTCAGCAGATGCATATCAAAGGGCTTAACAAATGTTCACATCTCTCTATCCCTATCAGGTCCACAAGTTGCTGATTGTGGTGGAGCTGTTGCTTGGGGAGATCCCAGACAGGCTGCAGTTCCGCCAGGCTCCACTGAAGAGATCCCTAGCGCCCTATTTCCTGCTCACCCAGGGTAAGTTGTCGGAAAGCTGGGTCATGAGAATGCATTTTAAGTGTGAGTAAGATTTCAACCCTGGTCTCTGTTCCCACACAGCTGTCAGGACGGGTAACCTTGCCAAGTTCAACCAGGCCCTGGATCAGTTTGGAGAGAAGTTCCAGGCAGACGGCACCTACACCTTGATCATCCGCCTGCGACACAATGTCATCAAGACAGGTCAGTGACCAGGCCTTTCACTTCGGGCTCTTCTTCCACATTCTCAGATGGCTTCCTCTTCTTTTTAAGTGTTTGGTCATGGCTCTTCTTTTTTAATACCTGAATGACTTGTTGATATTTAAAaccatctctccctgtaggtgtgCGTATGATCAGCCTGTCATACTCTCGTATATCCCTGGCAGACATCGCTCAGAAGCTGCAGCTGGACAGTCCAGAGGATGCTGAGTTCATAGTGGCCAAGGTAACATGACATACTACAGCCATACTCAGTTGGTGGACTTTTATCCGAACCCAGATTGGGGTCAACACGGtctaggggcgtggatcagaaccagtcagtatctgatgtgaccatttgcctcatgcagcgcgacacatgtCCTTCGCAtacagttgatcaggctgttgattttggcttgtggaatgttgtcccactcctcttcaatggctgtgcgaagttgctgggtCTTGATGGGAACTGGATCACGCTCTCATACATGTCAATCCACaacatcccaaacgtgctcaatgggtgacgtgtctgagtatgcaggctatggaagaactgggacattttcagcttccaggaattgtttacagattCTTGCGACATGGCATTTTCATGATTTAAAAATGAGGTGATTACGGCgcatgaatggcacaacaatgggcctcaggatcacaTCACGATATCTCTGGgcattcaaattgacatcgataaaatgcaattgtgtttgttgtccgtagcttatgcctgcccataccataatcccaccgccaccatggggcattctcttcacaacattgacatcagcaaaccgctcgcccacacgactccATACACACTTTCTGCCATCTACTCGGTAcaattgaaaccgggattcatctgtgaagagcacacttctccagcgtgccagtggccatcgaaggtgagcaatTATCCACCGAAGTCTGTTAGGACgttgaactgcagtcaggtcaagattctggtgaggatgacgagaaCGCAATTGAGCTTCCCTGtgactgtttctgacagtttgtgcagaaattattttgCTGTGCATacccacagttttatcagctgcccgggtggctggtctcagacaatcccgtaGGTGAAAAAGCAgagtgtggaggtcctgggctggcgtggttacatgtggtctgcggtcgtgaggccagttggactgacaaattctctaaaatgacgggggcggcttatggtagagaaatgaacattacagcTCTGCTGGaaattcctgtagtcagcatgccaattgcgctCTCCCTTAACTTGAGACATGGCTTTGTGcgcttgtgtaatgatcatgctgtttaataatcagcttcttgatatgccaaacctgCCAGGTGACtggacaaaggagaaatgctcaataacagggatgtaaataaattTGCATCACATTTGagagaagctttttgtgcgtataaAAAATGTatggggtcttttatttcagttaatgaaacatgggatcaacacttttttttgcgttttatgtttttgttcagtgtatatattgtACCTTTACCTTAAGATCATGGTGTATCCCCACCTCCTGCTCTACATCAACTCCTGCAAGTATTTCCTAAAGATCATTAATAGAAAAGCACACCGCTTCTGTGTGGTAAATATGGCATGCAGTCCTCAACTGTCCTAAGCCACCGGTGGCAATGGAAAACTACCTCAGTCTCTTACTGATTTCTCTCCTGACATCCCTCTTTTCCAGGCTATCCGTGATGGGGTGATCGAAGCCAGCATCAACCATGAGAAAGGCTATGTTCAGTCTAAAGAGACCATGGATATCTACGGTACCAGGGAGCCCCAGCTGGCCTTCCACCAGAGGATCTCCTTCTGCCTGGACATACACAATATGTCTGTCAAGGCCATGAGGTTTCCACCCAAGGCTTACAACAAGGACCTAGAATCAGCAGAGGTGTGTACCAACCTTGTACTACTCCATGTATTAGCCCCTGAAATTGACCCTCGTGAGAGTTCTGTTGGAGACGGTAGGAAATTGTTCTTTATATCTGTTCTACTGAACTACCAGTATACTATATTTTACTGTTGTGACCACAAGGGGGTAGTGTAGTCAACTACTTTTTGTCAAATGTTATATTTGGGGCTAGAATTTCAGACTAGATGCATACTATCATTTTAAAATGATTGCAATTTGCAAACTTAATAGTTTTAAAGATGCACGATGCATAAATTACTCCGCCATTTTCTGGTTGCTGAgtctaatagttcgcctaatttcagtttgagaatcattgtaccatctaaaccactgaaaaatattttccataaccaaaaatattatacactgctcaaaaaaataaagggaacacttaaacaacacaatgtaactccaagtcaatcacacttctgtaaaatcaaactgtccacttaggaagcaacactgattgacaataaatttcacatgcttcctggctgatgttttggtcacttttgaatgctggcagtgctttcactcaagtggtagcatgagacggagtctacaacccacacaagtggctcaggtagtgcagctcatccaggatggaacatcaatgcgagctgtggcaagaaggtttgctgtgtctgtcagcgtagtgtccagagcatggaggcgctaccaggagacaggccagtacatcaggaggccgtaggagggcaacaacccagcagcaggaccgctacctctgcctttgtgcaaggaggagcactgccagagccctgcaaaatgacctccagcaggccacaaatgtacatgtgtctgctcaaacggtcagaaacagactccatgagtgtggtatgagggcctgacgtccacaggtgggggttgtgcttacagcccaacaccgtgcaggacgtttggcatttgccagagaacaccaagattggcaaattcgccactggcgccttgTGCTCTaaacagatgaaagcaggttcacactgaccacatgtgacagagtctggagatgccgtggagaagattctgctgcctgcaacatcctccagcatgaccggtttggcggtgggtccgtcatggtgtggggtggcatttctttggggggccgcacagccctccatgtactcgccagaggtagcctgactgccattaggtaccgagatgagatcctcagaccccttgtgagaccatatgctggtgtggttggccctgggttcctcctaatgcaagacaatgctagacctcatgtggctggagtgtgtcagcagttcctgcaagaggaaggcattgatgctatggactggccctcccgttccccagacctgaatccaattgagcacatctgggacatcatgtctcgctccatgcaccacagactgtccaggaattgggggatgctttagtccaggtctgggaggagatccctcaggagaccatccaccaccttatcaggagcatgcccaggcgttgtagggaggtcatacaggcacgtggaggccacacacactactgagcctcattttgacttgtttaaaggacattacatcaaagttggaacCGCCTGTAGTGTgggtttccactttaattttgagtgtgactccaaatccagacctccatgggttgataaatttgatttccattgataatttttgtttgattttgttgtcagcacattcaactatgtaaagaaaaaagtatttaataagaatatttcattcattcagatctaggatgtgttattttagtgttccctttatttttttgagcagtgtattttcagCTATTTGAAGCTGATGTACATAACCAAATTTTAAGATTGGGATGCATAGAAATAACACgcacagaacagatctaccgcttaaacttgctttcaatgagagtgac from Oncorhynchus tshawytscha isolate Ot180627B linkage group LG09, Otsh_v2.0, whole genome shotgun sequence encodes the following:
- the LOC112258530 gene encoding 26S proteasome non-ATPase regulatory subunit 3; translation: MKETTAKRREKSKDSKADKQKDAGPEPQDVEMPEEDSATAEKKPKELDTLTLEDIKEHVKQIEKAVSGKEPRFVLRALRALPSTSRRLNPNVLHKAVSGFYTSNAAGKEFLLSFLEEPMDTEGDVQFRPRTGKAAATPLIPEAEAYLQLLLVVYLTNNKRYTEAQKVSDELLQKIGPQNRRALDLVAAKCYYYHSRVYEFLNQLDTVRSFLHTRLRTATLRHDADGQATLLNLLLRNYLQYNLYDQAEKLVSKSVFPELANNNEWARYLYYTGRIKAIQLEYTEARRTLTNALRKAPQHTAVGFKQTVHKLLIVVELLLGEIPDRLQFRQAPLKRSLAPYFLLTQAVRTGNLAKFNQALDQFGEKFQADGTYTLIIRLRHNVIKTGVRMISLSYSRISLADIAQKLQLDSPEDAEFIVAKAIRDGVIEASINHEKGYVQSKETMDIYGTREPQLAFHQRISFCLDIHNMSVKAMRFPPKAYNKDLESAEERREREQQDLEFAKEMAEDDDDSFP